One genomic window of Acidobacteriota bacterium includes the following:
- a CDS encoding BON domain-containing protein, giving the protein MKKVFGFTTVALLLLLSMTALAATGRYDQQIQQAVSMKMHDAQQFQNVQSSVEDGIVTLHGTVGLFQDKVDAAKRVKKVSNVAGVRNHIAVAGTTLSDDQLQQKLAKKLAYDRVGYFDNTFNYVELGVKNGVVTLGGYTYNDVARDSALAIVQRMPGVKDVVSEVKVLPTSIFDNELRARTARAIYRDSVLGRYAIDPVDPIRIVVDNGHVTLYGSVQSQMDKNIAGLRAGQVFGAFSVENKLAVN; this is encoded by the coding sequence ATGAAGAAAGTATTCGGGTTTACTACTGTCGCGTTGCTGCTCCTGCTGAGCATGACCGCTCTGGCCGCAACCGGCCGATACGATCAGCAAATTCAGCAGGCGGTCAGCATGAAGATGCACGATGCGCAGCAATTTCAGAATGTGCAGTCGAGCGTTGAGGATGGAATTGTCACACTGCATGGCACTGTCGGCCTGTTCCAGGACAAGGTTGATGCCGCTAAGAGAGTGAAGAAGGTTTCGAACGTTGCAGGAGTTCGAAATCATATCGCGGTCGCGGGCACAACTCTGTCCGATGACCAGCTTCAGCAGAAACTGGCAAAGAAGCTGGCCTATGACCGCGTCGGATACTTCGACAACACGTTCAACTACGTCGAACTTGGCGTAAAGAATGGAGTGGTGACTCTCGGCGGCTACACCTATAACGACGTCGCCCGCGATTCAGCGCTGGCGATTGTGCAACGCATGCCGGGCGTCAAGGACGTGGTCAGCGAAGTGAAAGTGCTACCGACCTCGATCTTCGACAACGAGCTACGCGCTCGCACCGCACGCGCAATCTATCGCGACTCCGTGCTGGGACGATACGCGATCGACCCCGTGGACCCGATTCGCATCGTGGTCGACAACGGGCACGTGACGCTTTATGGATCTGTCCAGAGCCAAATGGACAAGAACATCGCCGGCCTGCGGGCTGGTCAGGTGTTCGGAGCATTCAGCGTTGAGAACAAACTTGCGGTGAACTAA
- a CDS encoding tetratricopeptide repeat protein yields the protein MQSYCRADLLRILRITSRQLQAWEKAALVTAAESYSFFDLLQIKKVRDLCAQKVRPAMIRQSLEAMQKQVAGMENPLIEAGSYQTGRRVAFRHDGRVFEPIAGQFMFDFANQEKIVASPPRTGPELVITDVAELFARGIALEEEPRTQDEAIAAYLKVLEMDPNHAAAHINLGTLYYNRQEYSAAERHYRSAIEIDPRYALAHFDLGNVLDETGRVQEAIATYKTAIQLAPTYADAHYNLALAYEKIREPRKALQHWRAYVRLDTAGPWAVHAKHQIQRILQADGLKLVYARRAN from the coding sequence GTGCAAAGTTACTGCAGAGCCGATCTGCTGCGCATCTTGCGGATCACGTCGCGCCAACTTCAGGCGTGGGAAAAGGCCGCACTGGTCACGGCAGCCGAGAGCTACTCTTTTTTTGATCTGCTGCAAATCAAGAAAGTTCGCGATCTATGTGCGCAGAAGGTGCGCCCGGCGATGATCCGGCAATCACTGGAAGCGATGCAGAAGCAGGTTGCGGGCATGGAGAATCCGCTCATCGAAGCCGGTTCGTATCAAACTGGGCGGCGCGTCGCTTTCCGTCATGACGGGCGAGTATTCGAGCCGATTGCAGGGCAGTTCATGTTCGATTTCGCAAATCAGGAAAAGATCGTGGCCAGTCCGCCCCGCACCGGGCCGGAACTGGTTATCACCGACGTTGCCGAGTTGTTTGCGCGCGGTATTGCCCTGGAAGAAGAGCCCCGCACGCAGGACGAGGCCATTGCAGCCTATCTAAAGGTTCTGGAAATGGATCCTAATCACGCTGCCGCACACATCAACCTGGGAACGCTTTATTACAACCGGCAGGAATATTCGGCGGCTGAACGGCATTACCGCTCCGCGATTGAGATCGATCCACGGTATGCGCTCGCCCATTTCGATTTAGGCAACGTGCTCGATGAAACCGGTCGTGTGCAGGAAGCGATCGCGACCTACAAGACCGCGATCCAACTGGCGCCCACGTACGCGGACGCGCACTACAACCTGGCGCTGGCCTACGAGAAGATTCGCGAACCCCGAAAAGCTCTGCAACACTGGCGTGCCTATGTGCGGCTCGATACCGCAGGCCCATGGGCAGTCCACGCCAAGCATCAGATTCAACGGATCCTGCAAGCCGACGGTTTGAAACTGGTGTACGCCCGTCGCGCCAACTAG
- a CDS encoding beta-propeller fold lactonase family protein, with amino-acid sequence MLTLQPPPGGEQLTAFKLDPATGVLMSPTTTPVTLVAGLAVDPSGRFLYASNADVFAPAIDIFSSDSKSGSLTQDGAFVLTTICPLCAPVNGPGALATDPQGHFLYYGSNTFGFGLTEVVGGLSVAAGTGALNFVPGSPFSADDVPFYLQVHPGGHFLFTVNTPNPPDFSVSGVSGFSIDSSTGALTPVPGSPFSVSLHADLAGFAIHPSGKYLYVSTAKSANGILAWSVDTATGALSPLTESPFAPGTSPVGIAINPSGKFLYSANPLSGGGIFGFTIDSASGALTPLTGSPFDMSARLGDCTIDPSGKFLLAADATNKTLVIFSIDASTGALSQIGSPTPLDAVPFVILMTKAPQ; translated from the coding sequence ATGCTGACCTTGCAGCCTCCGCCGGGAGGCGAACAACTTACTGCTTTCAAGCTGGACCCGGCCACTGGAGTATTGATGTCGCCGACGACTACACCAGTCACCTTGGTTGCAGGGCTGGCCGTCGATCCATCGGGCAGGTTCCTCTATGCTTCTAACGCCGACGTTTTTGCGCCCGCCATTGACATCTTTTCCAGTGATTCGAAGAGCGGCTCCCTCACGCAAGATGGCGCCTTCGTGCTCACCACCATCTGTCCGTTATGCGCTCCCGTCAATGGGCCGGGCGCACTGGCCACGGATCCACAAGGCCATTTCCTCTACTACGGCAGCAATACTTTCGGATTTGGCCTAACCGAGGTTGTGGGCGGCCTTTCGGTAGCGGCCGGAACGGGCGCTCTCAATTTTGTTCCTGGCTCGCCATTCTCCGCCGATGACGTGCCCTTCTACCTGCAGGTGCACCCGGGCGGGCACTTTCTCTTTACGGTGAACACCCCCAACCCTCCTGACTTCTCAGTGAGCGGCGTTTCTGGATTTTCTATCGACTCCAGCACAGGCGCTCTCACTCCCGTTCCGGGATCGCCTTTCAGTGTGTCGCTACACGCTGACCTGGCCGGTTTCGCAATCCATCCTTCGGGGAAGTATCTGTATGTGAGCACGGCGAAATCGGCCAACGGCATTCTCGCCTGGAGCGTCGATACCGCCACCGGCGCGCTCTCGCCGCTGACGGAGTCTCCGTTTGCTCCGGGCACTTCTCCGGTGGGCATCGCCATCAACCCTTCCGGCAAGTTTCTGTACTCAGCGAATCCCCTGAGTGGCGGCGGTATCTTCGGGTTCACGATCGACAGCGCGAGCGGTGCCCTGACTCCCCTGACCGGCTCTCCGTTCGACATGAGTGCCCGTTTGGGGGACTGCACGATTGATCCTTCGGGAAAATTCCTGCTGGCGGCTGACGCAACGAACAAGACTCTCGTTATTTTCTCGATCGATGCCTCGACTGGCGCACTTTCTCAGATCGGAAGCCCAACTCCGCTGGACGCCGTACCGTTTGTAATACTGATGACGAAAGCGCCTCAGTAA
- the glpK gene encoding glycerol kinase GlpK gives MSSYIGAIDQGTTSSRFIVFDRSGRIVSVAQKEHEQIYPKPGWVEHDPEEIWRNTQAVMQEAMQARGLRPADLAAIGITNQRETTVAWHRKSGKPVYNAIVWQDTRVAPTVATFAAKGGQDRYRARTGLPLTTYFSGLKIRWILEEVAGARAQAEAGDLLFGNIDTFLIWNLTGGPNGGVHVTDVTNASRTQLMNLSTLDWDPEILQDFGIPRKILPRVVSSSEVYGHASVPAVGGVAIAGDLGDQQAALVGQACFKPGEAKNTYGTGCFMLMNTGERAVPSKFGLLTTVAYQLGSKKPCYALEGSVAITGALVQWVRDNLGLIEKSADIEALARLVPDNGGVYFVPAFSGLYAPYWKDDARGVIAGLTRYVNKGHIARAVLEATAFQVREVVDAMANDSGITLDVLRTDGGMVSNELLMQFQSDILAKPVVRPQVQETTALGAAYAAGLAVGFFKDTDELVANWGVDRRWEPSMAEQSRDRLYHYWKKAVTRSFDWVEPA, from the coding sequence ATGTCCAGCTATATTGGCGCGATTGATCAAGGGACCACGAGTTCACGTTTCATCGTGTTCGATCGATCCGGTCGCATTGTCAGCGTGGCGCAGAAAGAACATGAGCAGATTTATCCCAAGCCGGGATGGGTCGAGCATGATCCCGAAGAAATCTGGCGCAACACGCAAGCTGTCATGCAGGAAGCCATGCAGGCGCGCGGACTGCGTCCCGCGGACCTGGCCGCGATTGGAATCACCAACCAGCGCGAAACGACCGTGGCGTGGCATCGCAAGAGCGGCAAACCCGTCTACAACGCAATCGTGTGGCAGGACACGCGCGTCGCTCCCACCGTGGCCACCTTCGCGGCAAAGGGCGGCCAGGACCGTTATCGTGCCCGGACCGGACTCCCACTCACAACTTACTTCAGCGGCCTCAAGATTCGATGGATCCTCGAAGAAGTTGCCGGCGCCCGCGCGCAAGCCGAAGCTGGCGACCTGCTGTTTGGCAACATCGACACCTTCCTGATCTGGAATCTCACCGGCGGGCCAAATGGCGGCGTGCACGTCACCGATGTCACCAACGCCAGCCGCACGCAGTTGATGAATCTGAGCACACTCGATTGGGATCCCGAGATTCTGCAGGATTTCGGCATCCCGCGAAAGATACTGCCCAGGGTCGTCTCGAGCAGCGAAGTCTATGGGCACGCCAGTGTTCCCGCTGTAGGGGGCGTTGCGATCGCCGGCGATCTTGGCGATCAGCAAGCCGCGCTGGTCGGGCAGGCCTGCTTCAAACCGGGTGAGGCCAAGAATACGTATGGCACCGGCTGCTTCATGCTCATGAACACCGGAGAGCGGGCCGTACCGTCGAAATTCGGTTTGCTGACCACAGTTGCGTATCAGCTGGGATCGAAGAAACCTTGCTATGCGCTCGAAGGCAGCGTGGCGATCACGGGTGCTCTCGTGCAGTGGGTCCGCGACAATCTTGGACTCATCGAAAAGAGCGCTGATATCGAGGCGCTCGCCCGGCTGGTGCCCGACAACGGCGGCGTATATTTCGTCCCAGCATTTTCCGGCCTCTACGCACCTTACTGGAAAGACGACGCACGTGGTGTAATCGCAGGCTTGACCCGCTACGTCAACAAGGGACACATCGCCCGCGCCGTGCTCGAAGCCACCGCGTTTCAGGTGCGCGAGGTCGTCGATGCCATGGCGAACGACTCCGGAATTACGCTTGACGTTCTGCGCACCGACGGCGGAATGGTGAGTAACGAGTTGTTGATGCAGTTCCAGTCCGACATTCTCGCGAAGCCCGTGGTGCGTCCGCAGGTGCAGGAAACGACCGCGCTCGGCGCCGCCTACGCTGCTGGACTGGCAGTAGGGTTTTTCAAGGACACTGACGAACTGGTCGCCAACTGGGGCGTGGACCGGCGTTGGGAGCCCTCCATGGCCGAGCAGTCTCGCGATCGCCTCTACCACTACTGGAAGAAGGCAGTCACGCGTTCGTTTGATTGGGTGGAACCGGCGTAG
- a CDS encoding aquaporin family protein translates to MHGPLLGEFMGTLVLVLLGDGVVANVLLKKSKGENSGWIVISTGWAMAVVAGIFTAIAFGSPGAHINPAVTLAVAITSGSWSNVGTFWIAQFLGAFAGACLVWLTYLAHWKETPDADAKLGIFSTGPAIRNLPANLLTEIIATTFLIVVGFSFGSKAVSTTGLSAGFGPWLWGVLVWSLGLSLGGPTGYAMNPARDLGPRVAHTLLPISNKGGSDWGYALVPIVGPLIAGGLGAVIIRIAGVN, encoded by the coding sequence ATGCATGGACCACTGTTAGGCGAATTCATGGGCACGCTGGTTTTAGTCTTGCTCGGAGACGGCGTCGTCGCGAACGTTCTGCTCAAGAAATCCAAAGGCGAGAACTCAGGCTGGATCGTCATCTCCACGGGATGGGCGATGGCGGTCGTTGCCGGAATATTTACCGCGATCGCATTCGGCAGTCCGGGCGCCCACATTAACCCGGCAGTGACGTTGGCGGTCGCGATCACGTCAGGCAGTTGGTCAAACGTGGGTACATTCTGGATCGCACAGTTCCTGGGAGCATTCGCCGGCGCGTGCCTGGTGTGGCTGACCTATCTTGCGCACTGGAAAGAAACGCCGGACGCGGACGCGAAGCTCGGAATCTTCAGCACCGGGCCAGCGATTCGCAACCTCCCGGCAAACCTGTTAACCGAAATTATCGCGACCACTTTCCTGATCGTCGTTGGCTTCAGTTTTGGCAGTAAGGCCGTATCGACCACGGGCCTGTCGGCGGGTTTTGGTCCGTGGTTGTGGGGAGTGTTGGTGTGGTCGCTGGGCCTGAGTCTGGGCGGCCCGACTGGATACGCGATGAATCCGGCCCGCGACCTGGGTCCGCGCGTGGCCCATACCCTGCTTCCGATCAGCAACAAAGGCGGGTCCGACTGGGGCTATGCGCTGGTACCGATTGTTGGCCCATTGATCGCAGGCGGTCTGGGCGCAGTAATCATTCGCATTGCAGGCGTGAATTAG
- a CDS encoding MarR family transcriptional regulator — MARGLQAELKQKAPFSGPEQEAYLSLLRTTDALQAQVEARLKEFGLTGTQYNALRILRGAGPEGLPCSEIGERMITRDPDITRLLNRLQNMGFVKRARGDQDRRVIYGKITPAGLKLLREMDAPIQKHGREILRHVGPENLQKLVDLLELVRKDPGRK, encoded by the coding sequence ATGGCGCGCGGACTGCAAGCGGAACTCAAACAGAAGGCTCCTTTCAGCGGTCCGGAGCAGGAAGCCTATCTTTCCCTGCTGCGAACGACAGACGCATTGCAGGCGCAAGTCGAAGCCCGTCTGAAGGAATTCGGGCTAACCGGGACGCAGTACAACGCGTTGCGCATCCTGCGCGGCGCCGGGCCGGAGGGATTGCCATGCAGTGAGATCGGCGAGCGCATGATCACACGCGATCCCGACATCACGCGGCTGTTGAATCGTCTGCAGAATATGGGTTTCGTGAAGCGCGCGCGCGGGGACCAGGACCGCCGCGTCATTTACGGGAAGATCACCCCCGCTGGACTGAAGCTGTTGCGCGAGATGGATGCGCCCATCCAAAAGCACGGCCGCGAGATTTTGCGGCACGTCGGTCCCGAGAATCTGCAGAAGCTGGTTGATTTGCTGGAGTTGGTGAGGAAAGACCCGGGCCGAAAATAG
- a CDS encoding FAD-dependent oxidoreductase: MNRSEMWTRIDSHPHEWDMIVVGGGATGVGVAIDAAARGYDVLLLEQSDFGKGTSSRSTKLAHGGVRYLEQGNIGLVMDALKERGLLLQNAPHLVHDLAFVVPNYDWWEAPFYGLGLKLYQLLAGKYGFGTSRILSREETLEHLPTLKEEGLRGGAVYYDGQFDDARLLIHMVATASEQGAIPLNYVEVTGLTKDAQGFVDGVNARDAEMGREFHAAAKVVINATGAFSDRLRLQAEPEAAPLIAASQGIHLVFDSAFLAGDSAIMVPHTSDGRVLFAIPWHGHTLVGTTDTPIEQLTLEPVAMEKEIDFILSTAGQYLDKAPTRDDVLSVFAGIRPLVRSSGASSTAALSRDHVIHIDRSGLVSIMGGKWTTYRHMAEDCVDQAATLAQLPERPCVTQHLHIHGFHGEAKQFGSLAMYGSDAYDIRKLIENDVHLGEQLHPALPYLKAEVVWAARCEMARTIEDVLARRTRALFLNAQAALDMAPAVADLMAGELGWDTHTKARQLKAFRKVAASYSLRRRN; this comes from the coding sequence ATGAACCGCAGCGAAATGTGGACCCGCATCGACTCCCATCCCCACGAGTGGGACATGATCGTCGTGGGCGGCGGCGCGACCGGTGTAGGCGTCGCCATCGATGCCGCCGCTCGCGGCTACGATGTATTGCTGCTGGAACAAAGCGACTTCGGCAAAGGCACTTCCAGCCGCAGCACCAAACTCGCGCACGGCGGCGTGCGTTATCTCGAGCAAGGCAACATCGGCCTCGTCATGGACGCGCTCAAGGAACGCGGCCTCCTCCTGCAGAATGCGCCGCACCTTGTCCACGATCTCGCTTTCGTCGTGCCCAACTACGACTGGTGGGAAGCTCCGTTCTACGGACTGGGCTTGAAGCTTTACCAACTCCTCGCCGGGAAATATGGCTTTGGAACATCACGCATCCTGTCGCGTGAAGAAACACTCGAGCACCTTCCCACGCTCAAGGAAGAAGGCTTGCGCGGAGGCGCCGTCTATTACGACGGTCAGTTTGACGACGCGCGTCTGCTCATCCACATGGTTGCGACCGCGTCCGAGCAAGGTGCGATCCCGCTGAACTATGTCGAAGTCACTGGGCTCACTAAAGACGCGCAAGGATTTGTTGACGGTGTCAACGCGCGCGACGCGGAAATGGGCCGGGAGTTTCACGCGGCGGCTAAAGTCGTGATTAACGCCACGGGAGCGTTCAGCGATCGCCTGCGCCTGCAAGCCGAACCCGAGGCCGCGCCCCTGATCGCAGCCAGCCAGGGAATTCACCTGGTGTTCGATTCAGCGTTTCTTGCCGGCGACAGCGCGATCATGGTCCCGCACACGAGCGACGGACGAGTCCTGTTCGCCATCCCTTGGCACGGTCACACGCTGGTCGGAACAACCGATACGCCGATCGAGCAGCTGACTCTCGAACCCGTCGCCATGGAAAAAGAAATCGACTTCATCCTTTCGACCGCCGGGCAATATCTGGACAAAGCACCGACCCGTGACGACGTGCTGAGCGTATTCGCCGGGATCCGGCCGCTGGTGCGATCATCCGGCGCTTCGAGCACGGCGGCACTATCGCGCGACCACGTGATTCACATCGATCGCTCCGGCCTGGTCAGCATCATGGGCGGCAAATGGACGACCTACCGTCACATGGCAGAAGACTGCGTCGACCAGGCCGCAACACTCGCGCAATTACCCGAACGGCCATGCGTGACGCAGCATCTGCATATCCACGGATTTCACGGCGAGGCCAAACAGTTCGGTTCCCTGGCGATGTACGGCTCCGACGCGTACGACATTCGCAAGCTGATCGAGAACGACGTCCACCTCGGAGAGCAGTTGCACCCGGCATTGCCGTATCTGAAAGCAGAAGTCGTCTGGGCCGCTCGTTGCGAGATGGCTCGCACCATTGAGGATGTCCTTGCCCGCCGCACGCGCGCGCTATTCCTGAACGCGCAAGCTGCGCTGGACATGGCTCCCGCGGTGGCGGACTTGATGGCAGGTGAGTTGGGCTGGGATACGCACACTAAGGCTAGACAGTTGAAAGCGTTTCGCAAGGTAGCGGCGAGCTATAGCCTGCGCAGAAGGAACTAG
- a CDS encoding oxidoreductase, which yields MRTVQVGLIGWGLGGRIFHAPMIRAVPGLQLAAIVERSGDTARAAYPDARIVRSVDELLAIDSIELVVVTTPNTTHLDLACQCLRAGRHVVVDKPFATTSAEAAEMLRVAQESKRLITVYQNRRWDGDFLTVRRVIDEGKLGRLVLFESHMERYRPNLKADTWRELPTPGSGLWFDLAPHMLDQAFLLFGPPVSMTAELRAERDGAVVDDAFDVVLHYSKLRVLLRSNLLTCVTGPRFRLNGVRGSFVKSGTDPQEDALKSGGTLDQANWGKDPTENWGTLSIADGDKITASRIPTEVGNYSHYYQNVYDAIVSGTALDVSPQHALDIMRALELGIESSRRGCKLPFAKS from the coding sequence ATGCGAACGGTGCAAGTTGGATTGATTGGATGGGGACTAGGCGGCCGGATTTTTCATGCGCCGATGATTCGTGCGGTGCCGGGGTTGCAACTGGCTGCGATCGTGGAACGATCAGGCGACACCGCTCGCGCAGCCTATCCGGATGCGCGAATCGTTCGCAGCGTTGACGAACTGCTTGCCATTGACTCGATCGAACTGGTGGTCGTCACCACTCCCAATACAACGCATCTTGATCTCGCGTGCCAATGCTTGCGAGCGGGGCGGCATGTCGTCGTGGATAAGCCTTTCGCAACAACTTCGGCAGAAGCTGCCGAGATGCTGAGGGTCGCACAAGAATCCAAGCGCTTGATCACCGTCTATCAGAATCGCCGGTGGGACGGCGATTTCCTGACCGTGCGACGAGTCATCGACGAGGGCAAGCTTGGACGCCTGGTCCTTTTCGAATCGCACATGGAACGCTATCGTCCCAACCTCAAGGCGGACACGTGGCGGGAGTTGCCGACGCCAGGAAGCGGCCTGTGGTTCGATCTCGCACCGCACATGCTCGATCAGGCGTTCCTGCTCTTCGGGCCGCCGGTATCGATGACCGCCGAGTTGCGCGCGGAACGCGACGGCGCGGTCGTCGATGACGCTTTCGATGTCGTGTTGCACTACTCCAAATTGCGCGTTCTATTGCGATCCAACTTGCTCACGTGTGTGACGGGGCCGCGCTTTCGTCTGAATGGAGTTCGCGGGTCGTTTGTGAAGTCCGGTACCGATCCGCAAGAAGACGCGCTCAAGAGCGGCGGAACTCTGGACCAGGCAAACTGGGGCAAGGATCCCACTGAAAACTGGGGCACACTTTCCATTGCGGACGGTGACAAGATCACTGCTTCCCGCATTCCGACTGAGGTCGGCAATTACAGCCACTACTACCAGAACGTGTACGACGCAATCGTGTCCGGAACAGCGCTTGATGTTTCCCCGCAACACGCATTGGATATCATGCGTGCGCTGGAACTGGGAATCGAGAGCAGCCGGCGTGGATGCAAGCTGCCTTTCGCGAAGTCATAG
- a CDS encoding nuclear transport factor 2 family protein, whose translation MIKRTLFVLVLASFAYAQTPKPAAYTADVTNLIALERMWNQAQLSRDSTAIARMIGDRFVNTEYDGEVSDRGRFLADFADPQFKPSLMNIQNVEVEMYPSTAIVTGNYHTKGLYAGKPYEHFGRFTDTWVFQDSKWLCVASHTSLVKK comes from the coding sequence ATGATCAAAAGAACGCTTTTTGTCCTTGTCCTGGCGAGTTTCGCGTACGCACAGACTCCGAAGCCGGCTGCCTATACGGCGGACGTTACGAACCTGATTGCGCTTGAGCGGATGTGGAATCAAGCTCAGCTTAGCCGCGACTCAACCGCCATCGCCCGCATGATCGGCGACCGCTTTGTAAATACCGAGTACGACGGTGAGGTCAGCGACCGGGGACGGTTTCTTGCCGATTTCGCCGATCCGCAATTTAAGCCCAGCCTGATGAATATCCAGAATGTAGAAGTCGAGATGTATCCAAGCACTGCGATCGTTACCGGGAACTACCATACCAAGGGCCTGTATGCGGGCAAGCCCTACGAGCACTTTGGACGCTTTACCGATACCTGGGTTTTCCAGGACAGCAAATGGTTGTGTGTCGCGAGCCATACCAGCCTGGTAAAGAAATAG